The genomic interval GAAAAGGGGGACGCGGTTACCGTAACCGACGGGCCGTTCGCCACGTTCACCGGCTATGTCGAGGAAGTATATTTGGACAAGGGCAAGGTAAAGGTGATGGTGTCGATTTTTGGAAGGCCGACTCCGGTCGAATTGGAGTTTTTTCAGGTCAAAAAGGGTTAGCCTAGGACAGTTAGAGGAGAAGACATGGCCAAGAAAGTCATCGGTCAGATCAAGTTGCAGATACCGGCGGGTCAGGCCACCCCGTCACCCCCGGTGGGCCCGGCGCTGGGACAACACGGCGTTAACATTATGGAGTTTTGCAAGATATTTAACGCAAAGACCCAGAATCAGCCCGGGATGATTATCCCGGTCGTTATTACCGTCTTTGCGGATCGATCGTTTTCCTTCATCACAAAGACGCCCCCGGCGGCGATACTTCTCAAGAAGGCGGCGGGAATTGCGAAGGGGAGCGGCGTGCCCGACAAGGAAAAAGTGGGAAAGGTCACCAAGAAGCAGGTTGAGGAGATCGCCCGGACGAAAATGTCGGACCTCAATGCGGTGGACATTGAAGGGGCGATGAAAATCGTGGAGGGCACGGCCCGCAGCATGGGAATTAATGTCGTCGAGTAACCGAGGCATCGGTATTCGTCTGAATAGCACATAAATCGGAGAGCGACATGCCGAAACATGGGAAAAAGTATTCCGCCATCAGGGCGAAGATAGACAGCACCAAACGGTATACGCTGGAGGAAGCTCTGGATATAATCGCAGGGAGTCCGATCGCGAAGTTTGACGAGAGCGTGGACATAGCCATACGACTGGGAGTAAATCCCCGGCATTCCGACCAGATGGTGCGGGGTGCGTGCCCGCTTCCCTACGGGACCGGGAAAACCGTTCGCGTCCTGGTTTTTGCAAAGGGCGAAAAGGAAAAGGAGGCCAAGGACGCCGGAGCGGATTACGTGGGCGCCGAGGACCTCATTGAAAAGATTCAGGGGGGGTGGTTTGATTTTGACAAGGCCATCTCCACGCCTGATTTGATGGGGCAGGTCAGCAAGGTCGGAAAACTCTTGGGACCCAGGGGCCTGATGCCGAACGCGAAGGTTGGAACCGTGACCTTCGAAGTGGGGCGGGCGATCGATGAGATGAAGGCGGGCCGGGTGGATTTCCGTGTCGAGAAGAACGGAATACTCCATGTATCGGTGGGGAAGGTCTCTTTCGGGGCAGAAAAACTCAAGGGCAACATCATGTCGCTTATCGAGACGGTGATCAAGCTCAAGCCGTCCACAAGCAAGGGAACGTATATCAAGGGGATTGCTCTCTCGACGACAATGGGCCCCGGAGTCAAGGTAGACCCGGTCTATGTGCGGAATCTCCTGAAATAAAAGCGACAAGAAAAACGAGCAAGAAAACGGTTTTTTCCCGTCTCTGTGTGACATGTCACATATACCGGGATGGGAAGAGTGCCGAGTGTAATAATAAATAGATTCAACATAATTCAGGCGTTTGAGAGAACGCCTCCCCTGTCGAAGACAGCTGGTGTGCCGCGCGTGCCTAAATCCCGGGAACACCGGAGCCAGCCGAGACAAGGAACTTGTGGATATTGATTCTATGGGTTTTTTGGCCCGGTAGCGCTTCAGCTATTGTATCCCGCCAGGTACGCACATAAAGCGGCGCCGCTGCAAACGGCCGGGGCGGAAAAAGGAGGTATCGATCTTGAAGAGAGAAATGAAAGAAGCCTTCGTATCCGCCATGAGCCATAAGCTTGCTGAATCCCAGGTGGTGTTTCTGACCGATTATCGGGGATTGACCGCCGAACAGATGAATACGATGCGATTGGGATTCCGTAATGCGGGGGTCGAGTACAGAGTGGTCAAGAATAATCTCTTGAAATTGGCCGCCGAAGGAACCGACCTTGCGCCGATCATCGAAGACTTGGTGGGGCCCACCGGCTTGGTTATCGCCGAGTCGGATCCCGTCGAGGCGTCGAAGGTGATTGTGGACTTCTCGAAAAACCATCCCGTCTTTGAATACAAGACAGGCCTTTTGAGAGGCAACCGTATCACCTTCGATCAGATCGAGGCTATGGCGAAACTGCCCACCAGGGATGTTCTTCTGGGTAAATTACTCGGAACCATGAATGCGGTGCCTTCCGGTCTGGTGAATGTTATGGCCGGAGTCACTCGGAAATTCATGTACGCCCTGGTTGCCATTCGGGATGCGAAGGAAAACGGGTAACCAAGTTATTCAGAATAAGGAGTTATGAAAAATGGCTGAAGCAAAAAAAGAGACAGAAAAAAAAGATACTGAAAAGAAAGAGACGAAAGAGGCTCCTGCAAAGAAAAGCACCTCCAGCGCCAAGATCACGAAAGATGACGTGATCGCATTTATCGAGAGCATGACGGTACTGGAGCTGTCCGAGCTTATCAGCGAGCTGGAGGATAAATTCGGCGTCTCCGCTCAGGCCCCGGTGGCCGTTGCGGCGGGACCCGTCGCCGCAGCGGGTGATGCGGCCCCCGCCGAGGAGAAAACGGAATTTGACGTGATTCTCCAGGAGGCGGGAGAGAAGAAGATTCAGGTCATCAAGGTCGTGCGCGAATTTACGACCCTGGGTCTGAAAGAGGCGAAAGATCTGGTCGAATCGGCGCCCAAGCCGGTCAAAGAGGGGATTTCCAAGGACACGGCCGAGGAAATCAAGAAAAAGCTGGAAGAGATGGGCGCGAAGGTGGAAATCAAATAGAGTCTCCCTTTTTTCGGCGGGGAGGCGCAAGGCCGTCACTCCTGCGACTCCCCGCCGGCTTACCGCTCTATTGGACTAAACAATAACGAAATAATATAATATAATTGAGACAGTATTCTCTCATTACCGAATTCCGGGTCTTATCTTTTCATAACCACGACAACACACAAATCCGTTGCTGTCCACTGACACAAAAAAGTGAGGGTGTCTTATGGCCGAATCGGCTAAAAAGTACAGTTGGGAACGGGTTGATTTCTCGAAAATAAAAAAGATCATCAACATCCCGAACCTGATTCAGGTACAGAAGCGTTCGTACGATCGTTTTTTGAAGGTTGACGAAACCTCGGAAGTGATCGAAGGCGGAGGCCTTCAGAGCGTCTTCAAGAGTGTATTTCCGATCTGGGATTTCAACGAGACGGCGTCCCTTGAGTATGTCAGTTGCTCTTTGGGCGAGCCGAAGTACGATGTGAACGAATGTCACCAGCGCGGCATGACATACGCCGCACCCTTCAAGGTGACGGTTCGTCTGGTGGTGTGGGACAAGGATGAAGAAACCGGCGCAAAGAGCATCCGCGACGTGAAGGAACAGGAGGTGTTTTTCGGCGATCTCCCCATGATGACCGATAACGGGAGCTTCATCATCAACGGCACCGAACGGGTCGTCGTCAGCCAGCTCCATCGGTCTCCCGGTGTTTTTTACGACCATGACAAGGGAAAGACCCACTCGTCGGGAAAGCTTCTCTATTCGTGCCGCATCATCCCCTATCGGGGATCCTGGCTCGATTTCGAGTTCGATCCCAGAGACGTCATCCACGTGCGGATAGACCGCCGGAGAAAATTCCCGGCGACCATTCTCCTCAAGGCCCTGGGATACACCGTCGAGGAAATACTGAATTTCTTCTATAAGAGCGAAAAGATCATTTTCGATGAAACCGGCTGGAAAAAAATCCCGGCCTTCGAATATCTCCCCGGACAAAAGGTGCAGGAGGACATCACGGCCCCCGGTACCGATGAGGTTATCGCAAAGAAGGGGAGGAAGTTCAATAAGGCAATTGTACGACGGCTGATGGAGGCGGGGATCGAGTCGATCCCCATCAACTCCGAGTCGGTTCTCGGCATGATCACGGCGCGGGATATCGTCGACAAAGAGACCGGCGAGGTGCTGGTGGATATCAACGAGGAGATCACGAAAGATCGCTTCAAGACACTCGTGGAGCGGGGAGTGCATGAATTCGATGTGCTTTTTGTCGACGACGTAAACGTCTCGTCGGCCATGCGGAACACGCTTCTGGCGGACAAGATCTCCGATACCACCAATGCCATCATCGAAATCTACCGGCGACTCAGGCCCGGTGACCCTCCGACCGTGGAGACGGCGCAAAACCTGTTTCAGAATCTCTTTTTCAATCCGGAGCGGTATGACCTGTCGAATGTGGGGCGCCTCAAACTTAATTATAAGCTGGGTCTCACCACACCGCTTGATGTGAGCGTGCTGCAGAAAGAGGACATCCTCTATTCGGTAAAATACCTGTTTGATCTCAGAAACGGGATCGGAGCCATCGACGACATCGACCATCTGGGCAACAGACGGGTGCGGGCGGTGGGTGAATTGCTGGAAAATCAGTTTCGCATCGGCCTGGTTCGGATGGAACGAGCCATTAAGGAGCGTATGAGCCTGCAGGAGGTGGAAACCCTCATGCCCCACGACCTGATTAACAGTAAGCCCGTGAGCGCCGTCATCAAGGAGTTTTTCGGGTCCTCACAGCTGTCTCAGTTTATGGACCAGACAAACCCCTTGAGCGAGATCACGCACAAGCGTCGCCTGTCGGCCTTGGGGCCGGGCGGTCTGACCCGGGAGCGGGCGGGATTTGAGGTGCGGGACGTTCACAATACCCATTACGGGCGCATCTGCCCGATCGAAACCCCGGAAGGCCCGAATATCGGTCTTATCGCGTCTCTTTCCACCTACGCCCAGGTGAACGATTACGGCTTCATTGAGACGCCCTATCGCGAAGTCGTGGAGGGCAAGGCCACCGAGCGGATAGAATACCTGACGGCCCTAGACGAGGAAAAATGCATTATCGCCCAAGCCAACGCACCCATCGCCGATGACGGCGCCTTCATGCGGGATCTCATCAACGTCCGGGAGGGCGGGGAGCCAACCATGTCCGTCCCGGAAGAGATCAGCCACATGGATGTATCGCCCAAACAGCTTGTGAGTGTCGCGGCGTCGTTGATTCCGTTTCTGGAGAACGACGACGCCAACCGGGCGCTCATGGGATCGAATATGCAGCGACAGGCAGTGCCGCTGATGCGGCCGGAGGCCCCCCTGGTGGGCACCGGTATGGAGCGCATCGTCGCCCGGGACAGCGGGGTGACGGTTGTGGCGAAAAACTCCGGTATCGTCGAGAGCGTTGACGCCTCCAGGATTATTGTCAGGACCGACGGCACAAGCGGAAACGGCGCGGGCGTTGATATTTATAATCTCATCAAGTATCAGCGTTCCAACCAGAACACCTGTATTAATCAGAAGCCCATCGTCAACAAGGGCGATCGGATCGTCGAAGGACAGATTATCGCCGACGGACCGGCGATACATCAGGGCGAGCTGGGGCTGGGAAAGAACATTATTGTCGCGTTCATGCCCTGGGGCGGGTACAATTTCGAGGATTCGATCCTCATCAGCGAGAAGGTTGTCAAGGAAGACAGCTTCACCTCGATTCATATCGAGGAATTCGAAATGGTCGCCCGGGACACGAAACTGGGCCCCGAGGAGATCACCAGGGATATCCCCAATGTGGGTGAGGAGGCCCTGAAGAACCTCGATGATTCAGGGATCATCAGGATCGGCGCGTGGGTGGAGCCGGGAGATATCCTCATCGGAAAGATTTCTCCCAAGGGGGAGACGCAGCTCTCACCGGAGGAAAAGCTGCTTCGGGCCATCTTCGGTGAAAAGGCCGGGGATGTGCGGGACTCGTCCCTCAGGGTTCCCCCCGGCATCGAGGGAATCATCATCGGCGCCAAGGTCTTCTCCCGGAAGGGTGTCGATAAGGACGATCGTACCAAATCCATCGAAAATGAAGAGGTGGAGAAGCTCAACAAGGACATGAATGACGAGATCAGCATCGTCAAACGTGGCGCGCTGGAGCGCATCAAGGATCTGGTCATTGGCAAGAAGCTGGCGTCGAACCTGATGGACGCAAACAAAAACGTCCTCATCAAGAAGGGTACGAATCTGTCTCCCGATGATTTCGAGGGCCTGGGTTTCGAAGACCTTCGCTCACTCGCCATTAAGGGGGACGACGGATTCACCGAAAACCTGGCGCAGATATACGAGGGGGTATCCGAGCAGATAGAGCTAATACGCATCATTTTTGGGGAGAAGATCAGCAAGGTCACCAAGGCCGACGAGCTTCCCCCGGGCGTGATCAAACTGGTGAAGGTCTACGTTGCCATGAAGAGAAAGCTCTCGGTGGGCGATAAAATGGCCGGAAGACACGGAAACAAGGGGGTGCTCTCCCGGATCCTCCCGGAGGAAGACATGCCCTATATGGAAGACGGCACACCGGTGGAGATCGTGCTCAATCCCCTGGGGGTCCCCTCCCGCATGAATGTGGGACAGATCCTGGAGACACACCTGGGATGGGCTGCCCGAAAGATGGGGCAGCAGATCGACGAGATGCTGAATCAAAATTATTCCCCCAAGGTCCTCAGGGAGCGCCTCAAGGGCGTCTTCAGCCTGGGAAGCCTGAAGGAGTATGTCGACGACCTGACCGATGACGAGGTGAGGAATGTCGCCATGAAGTTTCAGGACGGGGTGTTCGTGTCCACGCCGGTGTTCGACGGCGCGGTGGAGCAGGAGGTGTCCGACGCCCTCATCTTCGCCGGCCTTCCCGCGTCCGGGCAGGCCACCCTGTATGACGGACGGACCGGAAATCCCTTCCACCAGAAGGTGACCGTGGGCATCATGTACATGCTCAAGCTTCACCATCTCGTGGATGACAAGATCCACGCACGCTCCATCGGTCCCTATTCGCTGGTCACGCAGCAGCCGCTGGGCGGCAAGGCACAGTTCGGCGGGCAGCGACTGGGAGAGATGGAGGTGTGGGCGATGGAGGCGTACGGAGCGGCCTATTCACTCCAGGAATTCCTCACCGTCAAGTCCGACGACGTAACCGGCAGGAACCGCATGTACGAGTCCATCGTCAAGGACGAGCAGTACCTGGAGCCGGGGCTTCCGGAATCCTTCAATGTGTTGGTCAAGGAGATGCAGAGCCTGGGCCTGGATATGGAGCTTGTGGAGCGGGGACGAATCAAAGAGAAGGCTAAAGCCAACTAATCTCACCAGTGAGGTGTAGTTTTGGACGATATATACAGCTATTTTGAAAAGCCGAGAGACCCGATCAATATCGAGGCGGTGCGTATTTCCATCGCGTCCCCCGAAAAGATTCGATCGTGGTCCCACGGCGAGGTGAAGAAGCCGGAAACCATCAACTACCGCACCTTCAAACCGGAGCGGGACGGCCTGTTTTGCGCCAAAATTTTCGGACCCACGAAGGATTACGAGTGCAACTGCGGCAAGTACAAGCGCATGAAGCATCGCGGAGTGGTGTGCGAAAAATGCGGCGTGGAGGTTATCCAGTCCAAGGTGCGGCGGGAGCGGCTCGGCCACATCGAGCTCGCCACACCGGTCACACACATCTGGTTTCTCAAGAGCCTTCCCTCGCGGATCGGCACGGTGCTGGACATCAGCATGAAGGACCTCGAGCGCATCCTCTATTTCGAGGCGTATGTGGTGATGGACCAGAAGGAGAGCAACCTTCAGGTTGGGGACGTATTGACCGACGATCAGCTCAACAAGGTGCGGGATAAATACGGCGACGTGGAATTCGGCATCGGCGCCGAGGCCGTCATGGAACTCCTCAAGCGAATCGACGTGCCGAAGCTGGCGGAGGACCTGCGCCTGGAGATGAAAGACACAAACTCCGAGGCCAAGCGAAAGAAGATCGCCAAGAGGCTGAAGGTGGTCGAGGCCTTTTACAATTCCGGCAACCGCCCGGAATGGATGATCATGGAGTGCATCCCGGTCATCCCGCCGGACTTAAGGCCCCTGGTGCCCCTCGACGGCGGGCGGTTCGCCACCTCGGATTTGAACGACCTGTATCGCCGGGTCATCAACCGGAACAACAGGCTCAAGAGGCTGCAGGAGCTGAACGCCCCCAATATCATCATCCAGAACGAAAAGCGGATGCTCCAGGAGGCGGTGGACGCCCTATTCGACAACGGACGTCGCGGGCGGGCCATCACCGGCCAGAACAAGAGGCCCCTGAAATCGCTTTCCGATATGCTCAAGGGCAAGCAGGGGCGTTTTCGACAGAATCTTCTTGGCAAGCGCGTCGACTATTCGGGCCGATCGGTCATCGTCATTGGTCCGGAGCTGCGGCTCCATCAGTGCGGTCTGCCGAAAAAAATGGCGGTCGAGCTTTTTAAGCCCTTTATCTATGCGAAGCTTGAGAGCAAGGGATTCGTCTCCACCATCAAGAGCGCCAAGAAGGCGGTGGAGAAGGAAAAGATGGAGGTGTGGGATATCCTCGACGAGGTCATCCGGGAGCACCCGGTGCTCCTGAACCGCGCGCCGACGCTTCACCGCCTGGGCATCCAGGCGTTTGAGCCGATCCTCATCGAGGGAAAGGCCATCCAGCTACATCCCTTGGTCTGTACGTCCTTCAATGCGGATTTCGACGGCGACCAGATGGCGGTGCACGTGCCCCTGTCCATAGAGGCCCAGGTGGAGGCGCGGGTGCTGATGATGAGCACCAACAACATACTCCTCCCCGCCAGCGGAAAACCGATTATCGTCCCCAGCCAGGATATCGTTCTCGGCCTGTATTATATTACCAGAAGTCGCTCCGGAGCAAAGGGCGAGGACAAGATTTTTGCTGATATCGATGAAGTGCGCATGGCCTATGACGCAGGCGTGGTCGAACTCCAGGCCCGCATCAAGGTGCGGGTGGACGGAGAGCTTGTTGATACCACCGTCGGACGCTGTATCCTGTATGAAATCGTGCCCAAGGAGATACCCTTCAAGGATGTGAACGCGGTCATGACGAAGAAGCAGGTGGGACGGCTCGTTGATCTGAGCTATCGGCTGGCGGGGGATAAAAAGACCGTTATCCTCTCCGACAGGCTCAAGGATATGGGATATCGCTATGCCACCGAGGCCGGGATTTCCATCAGCATCAAGGATATGCGGGTTCCCGTGAACAAGGAGGATCTCATCAACGAGGCCCGGGAAGACGTTCGTATGGTCGAGGAGCAGTATACCGACGGCCTCATTACCGACGGCGAGCGATATAACAAGGTTATCGACATCTGGGCCGATGTGACCGAGGAGGTCGCCCGGGAGATGACCGGCGAGCTGGCCTATGATGTCGTTGTGGACGAAGAGGGGAATGAAAAACGCGTACCCGGTTTTAACAGCATTCACATGATGGTCGATTCCGGCTCCCGGGGATCCCAGCAGCAGATACGCCAGCTGGCGGGTATGCGGGGCCTAATGGCGAAGCCCTCGGGAGAGATCCTCGAAACGCCCATCACCGCGAACTTTCGCGAGGGTTTAACGGTTCTGCAGTACTTCATCTCCACCCACGGGGCCAGAAAGGGTCTGGCGGACACGGCCCTCAAGACCGCCAACTCCGGATATCTCACCCGGCGCCTGGTGGATGTCGTCCAGGATATGATTATTTCCGAGGAAGACTGCGGCACCATGGACGGCATAGAGGTGACCCCCCTGGTGGAGGGTGGTGAGATCATTGAGCACCTGGGAGATCGAATCCTGGGGAAAGTCGCCCTGGAGGATATTCGGGATCCCTACACCGACGAGGTTATCGTTTCGGCCAACCAGGAGATTGACGAATTCCTGGTGGAGCGCATCGAGGAAGCGGGTTTGGAAAAGGTCAAGACCCGCTCTGTGTTGACCTGCCGCTCGAAGTGGGGCATCTGCGCGAACTGCTACGGCCGTGATCTTGCCCGGGGCAAGAAGGTGAATATCGGAGAGGCCGTCGGCGTTATCGCCGCCCAGTCCATCGGAGAGCCGGGCACCCAGTTGACCATGAGAACCTTCCATATCGGCGGGACCGCGTCACGGCGTGCCGAACAGACAACTCTTGAAACCAGAAACGACGGGACGATCAAATATCACAACCTCCATGTGGTAAGGAACAAGGATGGTGTGTATATCGTCATGAATCGAAACGGAGAGTTGGCGGTTCTTGACGAAAGCGGCCGTGAGCGGGAGAGGTATTCGGTCATCTACGGCTCCCGGGTTATCATCGCGGACGGCGATGAAGTGAGAGCCGGTCAGTTGGTCGCCGAATGGGATCCCTATACAATCCCGATCCTCACCGAGGTGCCGGGCATCGTCAAGTTCGGCGATGTGCTGGAGGGAATCACCATGCAGGAGCAGCTCGACCCGGTGACGTCCCTTTCCCGGAAGGTTATCGTGGAATCGAAGGATCCCGACGCACGGCCGCGCATCTCTATAAAGGATGAGCAGGGCAAAACCAGGACCCTGCCCGATTCCTCGGCCATGGCCAGATATTTCATGCCGGTGGGCGCGAATATTATCGTCTCCGAAGGTGAGAATCTGGAGGCTGGGGACATCCTAGCGAAGATCCCTCGGGAAACCACCAAGACCAAGGACATCACCGGCGGGCTTCCCCGGGTGGCGGAGCTGTTCGAGGCCAGGAAGCCCAAGGAATTCTCCGTTATCAGCGAGATAGACGGAATCGTCAGCTTCGGGAAGGACATCAAGGGAAAGCGCAAGGTGATTATCACCCCGGAGGTGGGAGAGCCGAAGGAATATCTCATCCAGAAGGGGAAACATATAAACGTGCACGAGAATGATTTCGTGCGGGCGGGAGAGCCGCTGATGGAGGGTTCGGCCAATCCTCACGACATTCTCCAGGTGTTGGGAGAGAAAGAGTTGGCCAAATATCTTG from Candidatus Zymogenaceae bacterium carries:
- a CDS encoding 50S ribosomal protein L10, producing MKREMKEAFVSAMSHKLAESQVVFLTDYRGLTAEQMNTMRLGFRNAGVEYRVVKNNLLKLAAEGTDLAPIIEDLVGPTGLVIAESDPVEASKVIVDFSKNHPVFEYKTGLLRGNRITFDQIEAMAKLPTRDVLLGKLLGTMNAVPSGLVNVMAGVTRKFMYALVAIRDAKENG
- the rpoC gene encoding DNA-directed RNA polymerase subunit beta', translated to MDDIYSYFEKPRDPINIEAVRISIASPEKIRSWSHGEVKKPETINYRTFKPERDGLFCAKIFGPTKDYECNCGKYKRMKHRGVVCEKCGVEVIQSKVRRERLGHIELATPVTHIWFLKSLPSRIGTVLDISMKDLERILYFEAYVVMDQKESNLQVGDVLTDDQLNKVRDKYGDVEFGIGAEAVMELLKRIDVPKLAEDLRLEMKDTNSEAKRKKIAKRLKVVEAFYNSGNRPEWMIMECIPVIPPDLRPLVPLDGGRFATSDLNDLYRRVINRNNRLKRLQELNAPNIIIQNEKRMLQEAVDALFDNGRRGRAITGQNKRPLKSLSDMLKGKQGRFRQNLLGKRVDYSGRSVIVIGPELRLHQCGLPKKMAVELFKPFIYAKLESKGFVSTIKSAKKAVEKEKMEVWDILDEVIREHPVLLNRAPTLHRLGIQAFEPILIEGKAIQLHPLVCTSFNADFDGDQMAVHVPLSIEAQVEARVLMMSTNNILLPASGKPIIVPSQDIVLGLYYITRSRSGAKGEDKIFADIDEVRMAYDAGVVELQARIKVRVDGELVDTTVGRCILYEIVPKEIPFKDVNAVMTKKQVGRLVDLSYRLAGDKKTVILSDRLKDMGYRYATEAGISISIKDMRVPVNKEDLINEAREDVRMVEEQYTDGLITDGERYNKVIDIWADVTEEVAREMTGELAYDVVVDEEGNEKRVPGFNSIHMMVDSGSRGSQQQIRQLAGMRGLMAKPSGEILETPITANFREGLTVLQYFISTHGARKGLADTALKTANSGYLTRRLVDVVQDMIISEEDCGTMDGIEVTPLVEGGEIIEHLGDRILGKVALEDIRDPYTDEVIVSANQEIDEFLVERIEEAGLEKVKTRSVLTCRSKWGICANCYGRDLARGKKVNIGEAVGVIAAQSIGEPGTQLTMRTFHIGGTASRRAEQTTLETRNDGTIKYHNLHVVRNKDGVYIVMNRNGELAVLDESGRERERYSVIYGSRVIIADGDEVRAGQLVAEWDPYTIPILTEVPGIVKFGDVLEGITMQEQLDPVTSLSRKVIVESKDPDARPRISIKDEQGKTRTLPDSSAMARYFMPVGANIIVSEGENLEAGDILAKIPRETTKTKDITGGLPRVAELFEARKPKEFSVISEIDGIVSFGKDIKGKRKVIITPEVGEPKEYLIQKGKHINVHENDFVRAGEPLMEGSANPHDILQVLGEKELAKYLVDEVQEVYRLQGVKINDKHIEVIVRQMLRRVRITDVGDTRFLVGEQVEKHIFEEENHKVIAQGGAAAVAEPLLLGITKASLSTDSFLSAASFQETTKVLTEASIQGKVDLLRGLKENVIMGRLIPAGTGYHRYHQLEVEESTEEAVAD
- a CDS encoding 50S ribosomal protein L1, with product MPKHGKKYSAIRAKIDSTKRYTLEEALDIIAGSPIAKFDESVDIAIRLGVNPRHSDQMVRGACPLPYGTGKTVRVLVFAKGEKEKEAKDAGADYVGAEDLIEKIQGGWFDFDKAISTPDLMGQVSKVGKLLGPRGLMPNAKVGTVTFEVGRAIDEMKAGRVDFRVEKNGILHVSVGKVSFGAEKLKGNIMSLIETVIKLKPSTSKGTYIKGIALSTTMGPGVKVDPVYVRNLLK
- the rplL gene encoding 50S ribosomal protein L7/L12 — encoded protein: MTKDDVIAFIESMTVLELSELISELEDKFGVSAQAPVAVAAGPVAAAGDAAPAEEKTEFDVILQEAGEKKIQVIKVVREFTTLGLKEAKDLVESAPKPVKEGISKDTAEEIKKKLEEMGAKVEIK
- the rpoB gene encoding DNA-directed RNA polymerase subunit beta, with amino-acid sequence MAESAKKYSWERVDFSKIKKIINIPNLIQVQKRSYDRFLKVDETSEVIEGGGLQSVFKSVFPIWDFNETASLEYVSCSLGEPKYDVNECHQRGMTYAAPFKVTVRLVVWDKDEETGAKSIRDVKEQEVFFGDLPMMTDNGSFIINGTERVVVSQLHRSPGVFYDHDKGKTHSSGKLLYSCRIIPYRGSWLDFEFDPRDVIHVRIDRRRKFPATILLKALGYTVEEILNFFYKSEKIIFDETGWKKIPAFEYLPGQKVQEDITAPGTDEVIAKKGRKFNKAIVRRLMEAGIESIPINSESVLGMITARDIVDKETGEVLVDINEEITKDRFKTLVERGVHEFDVLFVDDVNVSSAMRNTLLADKISDTTNAIIEIYRRLRPGDPPTVETAQNLFQNLFFNPERYDLSNVGRLKLNYKLGLTTPLDVSVLQKEDILYSVKYLFDLRNGIGAIDDIDHLGNRRVRAVGELLENQFRIGLVRMERAIKERMSLQEVETLMPHDLINSKPVSAVIKEFFGSSQLSQFMDQTNPLSEITHKRRLSALGPGGLTRERAGFEVRDVHNTHYGRICPIETPEGPNIGLIASLSTYAQVNDYGFIETPYREVVEGKATERIEYLTALDEEKCIIAQANAPIADDGAFMRDLINVREGGEPTMSVPEEISHMDVSPKQLVSVAASLIPFLENDDANRALMGSNMQRQAVPLMRPEAPLVGTGMERIVARDSGVTVVAKNSGIVESVDASRIIVRTDGTSGNGAGVDIYNLIKYQRSNQNTCINQKPIVNKGDRIVEGQIIADGPAIHQGELGLGKNIIVAFMPWGGYNFEDSILISEKVVKEDSFTSIHIEEFEMVARDTKLGPEEITRDIPNVGEEALKNLDDSGIIRIGAWVEPGDILIGKISPKGETQLSPEEKLLRAIFGEKAGDVRDSSLRVPPGIEGIIIGAKVFSRKGVDKDDRTKSIENEEVEKLNKDMNDEISIVKRGALERIKDLVIGKKLASNLMDANKNVLIKKGTNLSPDDFEGLGFEDLRSLAIKGDDGFTENLAQIYEGVSEQIELIRIIFGEKISKVTKADELPPGVIKLVKVYVAMKRKLSVGDKMAGRHGNKGVLSRILPEEDMPYMEDGTPVEIVLNPLGVPSRMNVGQILETHLGWAARKMGQQIDEMLNQNYSPKVLRERLKGVFSLGSLKEYVDDLTDDEVRNVAMKFQDGVFVSTPVFDGAVEQEVSDALIFAGLPASGQATLYDGRTGNPFHQKVTVGIMYMLKLHHLVDDKIHARSIGPYSLVTQQPLGGKAQFGGQRLGEMEVWAMEAYGAAYSLQEFLTVKSDDVTGRNRMYESIVKDEQYLEPGLPESFNVLVKEMQSLGLDMELVERGRIKEKAKAN
- the rplK gene encoding 50S ribosomal protein L11 → MAKKVIGQIKLQIPAGQATPSPPVGPALGQHGVNIMEFCKIFNAKTQNQPGMIIPVVITVFADRSFSFITKTPPAAILLKKAAGIAKGSGVPDKEKVGKVTKKQVEEIARTKMSDLNAVDIEGAMKIVEGTARSMGINVVE